CTTTATTCACTGGTTGAGTTTAAAAAGGAAAATGGCGAAAAAGTTAGAAAAGATGAAACTTATGATAAGCAGTATATGGAAGGAAGATATGGTGCAGACCCTTATCTAAGGACTATTCTGGACTGGGGGGAGGATTTGCAATGAGCTTAAAGCCCGCAAAATATAGTGATATAAAAAAATTAGAAGAGCGAATGCAGTCAAAACGAAGAAATTTTGAAAAAAAGTACAAACTACCTTCACCAACACTTATTATCAGTGAAGGGACAAAAACAGAGCCACATTACATTCAAGGGCTTGTCGATTTGATTATCAAAAAATACTCTGAAATCAATAAGAATGCTCGTCATTCAATGAAGGACATAATAAAAATTCATGGGACAGGTAGAAATACTAAAGGGCTACTGAAATATGCACGTGATTTGGCTGCAAAACCTGAAAATAAGCATTACAAACGTATATGGATAATGTATGATAAAGATGATTTTCCTCTAGATAATTTTGACAATACTCAGTTTAGTATTGAAGATAAAGAATGTGATGATGCCGACAGAAAATTCTTTGCTGCTTGGTCTAATGAGTGTATTGAGTTGTGGTTTATACTTCATTTTCAAGACCTAATATCTGATGTGGGACGAGAACAATATAAAGAAATCCTTAAAGCGTATTTGGATTATGATAAAGCTGCTTCTGATATATATGATATCATAGACAAGAATGAAAAAAGCAGTGTTGATCTTGCTATCTCTCGAGCGAAAAAGCTATACGAGAGTTATGACAATAAAACAGCACCATCAAAAATGGTTCCGGCTACACGTGTTTATGAACTGGTAGAAGAGCTGAGAGGCTACTTAAACGAAAGTTAGAGGAATACTAATCTTACTTAAACTTTTTGATTACATTTTCTTTCAGTTTCTACAATGCCACTGAAAAATACTCACAGGAATAGGAAGAGAATATAATAATATATTCTTCTGTTAAAGAATTGACTTCACTTGACAGTGCTGAATAATGTTTGGGTAATATCTCCTCTGGACAATAATTAAATTGTAAGG
This sequence is a window from Pseudobacteroides sp.. Protein-coding genes within it:
- a CDS encoding RloB family protein; protein product: MSLKPAKYSDIKKLEERMQSKRRNFEKKYKLPSPTLIISEGTKTEPHYIQGLVDLIIKKYSEINKNARHSMKDIIKIHGTGRNTKGLLKYARDLAAKPENKHYKRIWIMYDKDDFPLDNFDNTQFSIEDKECDDADRKFFAAWSNECIELWFILHFQDLISDVGREQYKEILKAYLDYDKAASDIYDIIDKNEKSSVDLAISRAKKLYESYDNKTAPSKMVPATRVYELVEELRGYLNES